The following coding sequences are from one Lolium rigidum isolate FL_2022 chromosome 6, APGP_CSIRO_Lrig_0.1, whole genome shotgun sequence window:
- the LOC124663371 gene encoding protein DMP6-like codes for MAAPQPDMEMQQDQRHPLLSNRTDGTNDLNPMQKAIGQTYKSTCHLAKLLPSGTVLAFQLLAPTLAKQGHWGDMNRMMTRGLVILCTLSCFVLSFTDSFRDEKGKVRYGFATFKGLWVIDGGDTLDPHAAVEYKIKFLDFVHATVSVMIFVAIALFDQNVASCFYPIPSEDTKQVLTTLPVAIGVTGSMLFVSFPTTRHGIGFPVSTQ; via the coding sequence ATGGCTGCTCCACAGCCAGACATGGAAATGCAGCAGGATCAGAGGCATCCTCTGTTGTCTAACAGAACTGATGGCACCAACGACTTGAACCCCATGCAGAAAGCAATAGGACAAACATACAAGAGCACCTGCCACCTCGCCAAACTCCTCCCATCAGGCactgtccttgccttccaactcctCGCTCCAACACTGGCAAAACAAGGCCACTGGGGTGACATGAATCGGATGATGACAAGAGGGCTCGTGATACTATGTACACTGTCATGCTTTGTTCTTAGCTTCACAGATAGCTTCAGGGATGAGAAAGGAAAGGTAAGATACGGGTTTGCCACGTTCAAGGGATTGTGGGTCATTGATGGTGGAGATACTCTTGATCCACATGCTGCAGTTGAGTACAAGATAAAATTTCTAGACTTTGTCCATGCAACTGTCTCCGTGATGATTTTTGTTGCAATAGCTCTGTTTGACCAAAATGTGGCTTCTTGCTTCTATCCAATACCATCGGAGGATACAAAGCAAGTACTCACAACATTACCAGTTGCTATTGGAGTTACTGGAAGCATGCTATTTGTCAGCTTCCCAACCACCCGCCATGGCATTGGCTTTCCGGTGTCTACACAATAG
- the LOC124663370 gene encoding pentatricopeptide repeat-containing protein At5g46100-like — protein sequence MPPANLTPTKWPKTLTAEHLHRLVRAERDPRRALALFDAATVSTSAPPAPILPSPDTVSLLTSRLASAGLLPLATSLLSRSRALFPSAADLEPPFLTLLRAFARTHRPLAALQLFRSAPSALSLPHSARSYTAVLATLVAHSQLPLAQSLLADMRAAGFAPTTATYNVLLKAHCSDAAAPIDDAVRLFRNIPKPDACSYNTLIDGLCRRSRRAEALQLFSEMVANDIAPTVVTYTTVINWLAREGCLDDALKMFDEMAKRGIAPNIITYSSLIDGLCKGGRAASTLKLLDRMVKEKKLPNTITYSSVINGLCKEGRLREAMEILDRMRLQGRKPDAGLFGKLIVGLCDGGRPVEAANYLDEMVLAGVQPNRVTWSLHVRINDAVVTALCAKGEAERAFRVYQSMRTRGISTEPGTFHLLVEFFSKKNNLEKAAHVVLDMLSERCIPERETWDVIISGYWSKKKVRQEAEKMWKQLAVT from the coding sequence ATGCCGCCGGCGAACCTCACCCCTACCAAATGGCCCAAGACCCTCACGGCCGAACACCTCCACCGTCTCGTCCGCGCCGAGCGCGACCCGCGCCGCGCGCTCGCCCTTTTCGACGCGGCCACCGTCTCCACTTCCGCGCCGCCCGCCCCAATCCTCCCGTCGCCGGACACCGTCTCCCTCCTCACCTCCCGCCTCGCCTCCGCCGGCCTCCTCCCCCTCGCCACCTCCCTCCTCTCCCGCTCGCGCGCGCTCTTCCCTTCCGCCGCCGACCTCGAGCCCCCATTCCTCACCCTCCTCCGCGCTTTCGCACGCACCCACCGCCCACTCGCCGCCCTCCAGCTCTTCCGCTCCGCCCCCTCCGCCCTCTCCCTCCCCCACTCCGCCCGCTCctacaccgccgtcctcgccaccCTCGTCGCCCACTCCCAGCTCCCcctcgcccaatccctcctcgcCGACATGCGCGCCGCCGGCTTCgcccccaccaccgccacctacAACGTCCTCCTCAAGGCCCACTGCTCCGACGCCGCCGCTCCCATCGACGACGCCGTCCGCCTTTTCCGCAACATCCCCAAACCCGACGCCTGCTCTTACAACACCCTCATCGATGGGCtctgccgccgcagccgccgcgccgAGGCCCTCCAGCTGTTCTCCGAGATGGTAGCAAACGACATTGCGCCTACGGTGGTTACTTACACCACTGTTATCAATTGGCTCGCCCGGGAGGGTTGCTTGGACGATGCACTGAAGATGTTTGACGAAATGGCGAAGAGAGGTATCGCACCGAATATTATCACCTATAGTTCTCTGATTGACGGGTTGTGCAAGGGTGGGCGTGCAGCATCGACATTGAAGTTGCTGGATAGGATGGTCAAGGAGAAGAAGCTgccaaatacaatcacatatagcTCTGTGATTAATGGTCTCTGCAAGGAAGGCCGGCTGAGGGAAGCGATGGAGATTTTGGACCGGATGCGTCTCCAGGGGAGGAAGCCTGATGCTGGATTGTTCGGGAAGCTAATTGTTGGGCTGTGTGATGGAGGAAGGCCTGTGGAGGCTGCAAATTACCTGGACGAGATGGTTCTTGCTGGCGTTCAACCCAACCGGGTGACCTGGAGCTTGCATGTCAGGATAAACGATGCAGTGGTGACAGCATTATGTGCTAAGGGTGAAGCTGAGAGGGCTTTCCGGGTTTACCAGAGCATGAGGACGCGTGGCATTTCTACTGAGCCAGGCACTTTTCATCTCCTGGTCGAGTTCTTCTCCAAAAAGAACAATTTGGAGAAAGCAGCTCATGTTGTGCTAGACATGCTGTCAGAGAGGTGCATCCCTGAGAGAGAAACATGGGATGTTATTATCAGTGGGTATTGGAGTAAGAAGAAGGTGAGACAAGAAGCTGAGAAAATGTGGAAGCAGTTAGCAGTCACCTGA